CAAAGAAGCGTAAAACTTAAAATACGTTCAGTATCTGAGAGATGCCCAATCACTTCCTTTATACTCCATTTGTTAGGTGCGTATTTATATAACCCTTGTGTTTCGGAAAGATTCTTAAGTAAGTTGATTGTTTCGTTATTTTGTTGTTGTAATGTTTCGAAAATGTCACCCTCAGGGACTAAGTCTACGTATTTTGAAAAGTACGTGTTATATTCATCTATAGTTGGTTTATTGATCATATCATCTCATCCTTTCATCTGTATGTAGTTCATATTCGATGAAATATAGCGGATTCCTTCTTTTGGAAGTTTTGTCGAAAACTAATATTTCGTTGAAAACATCAAATAAAAGTTTAAAACTAGCAAATATATAGATCAAATCAATTAAAATCGCAAAATTGGCAAATATATTTGCGGAAACTCCTAATAAATGTAACTAGGCACAACGAAATGTTGTGCCTGCTCACCTTATCCTCATAAACAACGTCCACTAATTTTCCTTACCATTTCCTCTTTAAAATCGTTAATAGATATACGTTCTGACTGATGATCTCCATATTTTCGAACATTCACTGTTCCATTTTCCACTTCTTGATCTCCTAAGACAAGCATATATGGAGTTTTTTTCATCTGAGCTTCCCTGATTTTGTACCCAAGTTTTTCATTGCTGTAATCAATTTTTACTCGGATCCCCGCTTTCTTCAGCTCCGCTTGAATTTGTAAGCAATAATCCATGTGAACATGTGATACCGGAATGATTTCTACTTGTGTTGGTGAGAGCCATAGCGGGAATGCACCTGCAAAATGTTCAATTAATATCCCTAAGAAGCGGTCGATTGAGCCGAATATAGCACGATGTATCACAACAGGACGCACTTTTTCGTTGTTTTGATTAATATAAGAAAGATCAAACTTTTCCGGCATCTGAAAATCTAGTTGAATTGTTGCGCATTGATGACTTCTTTTTAAAGCATCTTTAATATGAAAATCAATTTTAGGTCCGTAAAATGCGCCATCACCCTCGCTAAGATGATAATCGACCTCCAAATCTTGAAGCACATTTTTTAAAGCCTCCTCGGAAAGTTCCCAAAGCATATCATCTCCTAAAGAATCTTCTGGTCTAGTAGAAAGCTCAACAGAATACTCAAATCCAAAAGTACGATAAACTTTATCAATTAATTGAAACACCTGCTTAATTTCATCCTGAATCTGATCTTCACGAACAAAAAGATGTGCATCATCCTGACAAAATGTACGAACCCGAAGAAGTCCATTTAATGCACCGCTGTATTCATGGCGATGAACTTGACCAAATTCAGCCATTCGAATCGGCAAATCTCGATAGGAGTATAGATTATTCTTGAAAATAAGCATATGACCAGGGCAATTCATTGGTTTTAAGGCAAATTTAGTTGAATCCACCTCCGAAAAATACATATTTTCATGATAATGATCCCAGTGACCTGATTTCTCCCATAATTGTTGATTCATCATAAAAGGAGTACGAACTTCGTCATAGTAGGCTTCATTCTGAAGTTCACGCGAAAACCTTTCAAGTTCATTTCTAATTATCTGGCCATTTTTTAAATAAAACGGCATTCCAGGAGCTTCCTCTGAGAACATAAACAGCTCTAGTTGTTTTCCTAGCTTTCGATGATCACGTTTTGCTGCTTCTTCTAAGTAATACAGATAATCTTTTAAGTCATTTTTCTTTTTAAAAGCCACACCATAAACTCGCTGAAGCACATCATTTTCGCTATCACCTCTCCAGTAAGCACCGGATACACGAGTTAACTTAAATGCTTTTATAAAACCAGTTGATGGAAGATGTGGCCCTCGACAAAGATCAATGAATTCACCTTGTTGGTATAGTGACAGCTTTTCATTTTTCGGAATATCTTTTAAAATCTCTAATTTGTAGCTCTCACCTTTTTCTGAAAAAAACTTTTCCGCTTCATCATAAAGTACTTCAATTCGTTTAATCTCTAAGTTTTCTTTTATGATGTTTTCCATCTCTTTTTCGATTTTTTCCAAATCATGTGAAGTAAAGCTATGATCAGATAGTTTCATATCATAATAAAAACCATCTTCAATTACTGGTCCAATTCCTAATTTTACATCACCATAAATTCTTTTCACCGCTTGAGCTAATACATGGGTACTAAGTTGAGTGCCTTAGAATTTGTAAACCTTCTTCAGAATCAAGAGTTACAATAGAAACCTTTGCATCTTGTTCTAGCTTGTAGCTGAGATCAACCAAATGACCATTCACTTTCCCTGCTACCGCATTCTTTTTCAAACTTAACTAATTGATTCAGCCAGCATACTAACTGAGATCCCTTTTTGACATTCTTTTATTTTCCCATCCGGTAATTCAATTTTTACTACATTCATTTAACAAAACACTCCTTTACTATAATAAAAAGCACACTCATCCCTAGATAAGGGACGAGTGTGCTTAATAACCCGTGGTTCCACCCAATTTCCCATAAGTATAAACACTTATGGCTTTGGTGCTGTAACGTAGCATGGACGATATCAGATACTACTTTTCCCTGATATAGCTCAGAGGTGGTAAATGATTTTCCTAAGTTAGGAAGGTCACAGCATTTCCTTCCCTCTCTGGAAACCGTAAAAATCATTCATGTCCTCGTCACTGCTTTTTCTTTTGTAAAATAAAAAAACGCACTCATCCCTAGATAAGGGACGAGTGCGTTAGCGACCCGTGGTTCCACCCAATTTCCCATAAGAAAAAACACTTATGGCTTTGGAGCTGTAACGTAGCCTAGACGATATCAGATACTTATGTTCCCTGATATAGCTCAAAGGTGGTAAATGATCTTCCTAAGTTAGGGAGTCGCAGCATATCTCCCCTCTCTGAAAACCGTAAACATCATTCATGTCCTTTTCATAGCATTGTATTTTTGTGGAAAATAAAAAACACACTCATCCCTATACAAGGGACGAGTGTGTTATAACCCGTGGTTCCACCCAATTTCCCACAAGTAACAAACTTATGGCTTTGGTGCTGTAACGTAGCATATACGGCATTGGATACTCTTTTCCCCAATACAGCTCAAAGGTGGTAAACTACTTTACTGCGTTAGGAAGCTCTCAGCATATCTTCCCTCTCTGGAAACCGTTTAAAGTAACTCATGTCCTTATCATTGCGTTTAAAAGTAAGATTCGTATTTGATTGATTTTGATATTACAATAATATGGAAAGAAATGCAATAACTTAATTTAAATTTTATAATTACCATATTTTCGACATTGTTCGACAAAGTGTTTTGAAATATAATAAGAACAAGACATTAGTGTTACCTTTCGAGATTTTATATCTCTTTTATAAAAAATGCCCTTCCTATTGGAGGGCATTTTCTATATTCTCTCATACACCTGAAAATAATAAGTATACGGGTTTTGGTCATTTTTTATCCCTTTTTCAACAGATACTTCCTTCCAATCCTTTTCATTTACTTCCGGAAAAAATGTATCACCTTCAAAGGAATGATGGATTTTAGTGATATACATATTCTCAACATACGGTAAAAACAATTTATAAATCTGTTCTCCGCCAAAAATAAACACTTCGTTTTCTTGTTTACATAATTCAAAAACCTCTTCTATGGAATGAACAATCTCACAGCCTTCAAAAGAAAAGTCTTTGTCTCTAGTTAAGATAATATTTCTTCTATGAGGTAAAGCTCTGCCAATTGACTCAAAGTTTTTTCTGCCTAATATAATCGCATGCCCTTTTGTTACATTTTTTACATATTCCCAGTCTCGTGGAATTCTCCATGGAATGTCATTTTTATAGCCAATGACTCTATTCTGATCCATCGCAACGATTAAAGAAACTTTCAAAGCAAACCCTCCTATTTTATTTCGTATTTCACATGTAATGACTTGATAACTTTGGAAACTTGTAAGTCTTCCTTCATATCCTCTAGGGAGTGCCATTTAACCTCAGAGAGTGTTTGTTTCTTACCAGCTTCGGGATCAAAACCAAGAGAAGGTATACGATCATTTACTGTACGAACTAAGTAACATCTTTCCTCTCCGTGACTATAGGCACCAACAAATAAACATGTCTCTATTTCCACATCCAAATTTACTTCTTCCTTTACCTCACGAATGACCGCTTCTTCATACGTTTCCCCTTCTTCTACTCCACCACCAGGTAATGTCCAAAACGTTTTATCCGGATAAACCTCTTTAACCATTAAAATGTGATCATCCTTTATAATAGCTGCACATGATCTTTTTCTATTCATTGTTTTCACCTCTTAAATTGTCATTTTATAAAAATCGATTTCCCTTACATCATTTTATCAGCTATCGAGATTTTAAATATGGTCATTTCGGTATAACATTTATATTTAACAGGAAATTGACTAGAAAATTCAAGAAATATAAAGTAGGATAAACATATCAAACATTACTAGAATCAGTACTGATAAGGTTACGGAGAGTGAAATAGAATTGAAAACATTAACAGTTGAAAATTTAGTCAAACAATTTTCATTAAAAGTCTTAACTGGAGTTCATAACCTACAGCAACCTATTACCCAACCAAGATCACACCGCCCAGGCTTGGAGTTTGTTGGTCATTTTGACTTTTTCCCAACTGAACGTGTTCAAATTCTTGGAAGAAAAGAAATTAACTATTTGCATAAGTTAAGCATAGACGAACGTCAAATGCGAATTGGTAATATTGTAAAATACCATCCACCCTGTTTTATTGTAACAGCTCGACCAGAAGGCTTAACCTATTTGACTCAATATTGCATTGAAGAAAACATCCCCTTGTTATGCACAAACGAGCCAGAAACGACTTCTGAATTTATGATGAAGCTTGATTCATACATGGTAAAAGCACTTGCGGAGGAAATTGCCGTACACGGCGTATGCGTGAATGTATATGGTATGGGAATTTTAATCCGTGGGAAATCAGGTGTTGGGAAAAGTGAAACAGCTCACACGTTAATAGGTAAAGGCCATCGACTTGTAGCGGATGATATTGTTGTCTTAAAAAAGCTTAGTCCCCGAACCATTCTAGGAACTCATGATGAAAAAACAAAGGAATTTTTATCCCTACGTAGCATCGGACTCTTAAATGTTGTTCGCTTATACGGCAGAAAGGCGTTTCAAGATGAAACTCGAATTGCACTTGATATTGAATTGAAAAAATGGGAAAAAAATTCACTAAATAATGAAT
This Metabacillus endolithicus DNA region includes the following protein-coding sequences:
- the dfr gene encoding DfrD/DfrG/DfrK family trimethoprim-resistant dihydrofolate reductase, which codes for MKVSLIVAMDQNRVIGYKNDIPWRIPRDWEYVKNVTKGHAIILGRKNFESIGRALPHRRNIILTRDKDFSFEGCEIVHSIEEVFELCKQENEVFIFGGEQIYKLFLPYVENMYITKIHHSFEGDTFFPEVNEKDWKEVSVEKGIKNDQNPYTYYFQVYERI
- a CDS encoding NUDIX domain-containing protein; protein product: MNRKRSCAAIIKDDHILMVKEVYPDKTFWTLPGGGVEEGETYEEAVIREVKEEVNLDVEIETCLFVGAYSHGEERCYLVRTVNDRIPSLGFDPEAGKKQTLSEVKWHSLEDMKEDLQVSKVIKSLHVKYEIK
- the hprK gene encoding HPr(Ser) kinase/phosphatase, which translates into the protein MKTLTVENLVKQFSLKVLTGVHNLQQPITQPRSHRPGLEFVGHFDFFPTERVQILGRKEINYLHKLSIDERQMRIGNIVKYHPPCFIVTARPEGLTYLTQYCIEENIPLLCTNEPETTSEFMMKLDSYMVKALAEEIAVHGVCVNVYGMGILIRGKSGVGKSETAHTLIGKGHRLVADDIVVLKKLSPRTILGTHDEKTKEFLSLRSIGLLNVVRLYGRKAFQDETRIALDIELKKWEKNSLNNELEHEQTFTDYMGVKVPHVEIQLQPGRDVAGLIEAAANNWLLKQQGYSAAEEFMKRLESEFN